A portion of the Candidatus Pristimantibacillus lignocellulolyticus genome contains these proteins:
- a CDS encoding extradiol dioxygenase: MSQEIWINLPVKDVERSTSFFNEIGFYAESVGNERAKLVIGQTMILLFPDAVFEKFTGSKTADTSHSAEVIFSIGADSREEVDAFVQKVEFAGGSIFGKPSEIDGWMYGAGFADLDGHRWNLLYMDESKMP; encoded by the coding sequence ATGTCACAGGAGATTTGGATTAACCTGCCGGTCAAAGATGTTGAGAGATCTACTTCCTTTTTCAATGAGATTGGATTCTATGCGGAGAGCGTTGGTAACGAGAGAGCAAAGCTTGTCATAGGTCAAACAATGATTCTGCTATTCCCGGATGCGGTGTTTGAGAAATTTACAGGATCAAAAACCGCAGATACTTCCCATAGCGCAGAAGTAATATTTTCCATTGGAGCTGATAGCAGAGAAGAAGTAGACGCCTTTGTTCAAAAAGTAGAGTTTGCTGGAGGAAGCATCTTTGGCAAGCCGAGTGAAATTGACGGCTGGATGTACGGCGCAGGATTTGCCGACCTGGACGGTCACCGATGGAACCTGCTGTACATGGATGAGAGCAAAATGCCTTAA
- a CDS encoding DUF2515 domain-containing protein: MFSIRKRQITPLQTIRKELKKKMKHSTSVSKKLTSSEQELLNQIQRKTQAHNLNNVTRTKAYLEFYLRHPEIHWAFLGHMVSRNGGWNMTDLRGEFLTKLLSRKERESFFHFLERGNWLVFQDIYPQFLLYGESLAQNRPLFYLLPQLNVSMFMETVWNYFWRVRDSYILCIALVINEQSYLEQRVVQNPNNQKEIFNKIGFQLQSWLPINQIIIPYEGNNLKGQTLQKFQSLHERILLGKKLYSVLFKNSDFHRHALDWAKYHPHTGSRKDYWPHLFNDVNESVPGNTFPLRLKSCQLRKGARRIYSPKLEYCWKNVNHPEAEAGDWFQDISVVDYLEDDLDTMDGDIKKDYCKTLELLEVAALAKNTINSF, encoded by the coding sequence ATGTTTTCTATTAGAAAACGCCAAATTACACCACTCCAAACGATTCGCAAGGAATTAAAGAAAAAAATGAAACACTCCACTTCTGTTTCAAAAAAGCTAACTTCTTCAGAGCAAGAGCTTTTGAATCAAATTCAACGTAAGACCCAAGCGCATAACCTAAATAATGTAACCCGAACGAAGGCCTATCTCGAGTTTTATCTTCGCCATCCTGAAATCCACTGGGCATTTTTAGGTCATATGGTATCACGGAACGGCGGATGGAATATGACCGATCTCAGGGGAGAGTTTCTAACTAAACTACTCTCTCGCAAGGAGCGGGAATCGTTTTTTCATTTTTTAGAACGCGGAAACTGGCTGGTTTTTCAAGATATATACCCACAGTTTCTGCTTTACGGTGAGAGTTTAGCTCAAAATAGACCCCTGTTTTATCTACTCCCTCAACTAAATGTTTCAATGTTTATGGAAACTGTTTGGAACTATTTTTGGAGAGTTCGAGATTCCTATATTCTTTGTATAGCGTTAGTCATTAATGAGCAAAGTTATCTGGAACAAAGGGTCGTTCAAAATCCTAATAATCAAAAAGAAATATTCAACAAAATTGGATTTCAACTTCAGAGCTGGTTGCCAATTAATCAAATTATTATCCCTTATGAAGGAAATAATTTAAAGGGACAGACTCTTCAAAAATTTCAATCTCTACATGAGCGAATATTACTTGGTAAAAAGTTGTATTCCGTTTTATTTAAAAATTCGGATTTTCACAGACATGCTCTAGATTGGGCAAAATATCATCCACATACTGGCTCAAGGAAAGATTATTGGCCGCACTTATTCAATGATGTAAATGAAAGTGTACCAGGAAATACTTTTCCATTAAGGTTAAAATCGTGTCAACTTCGTAAAGGAGCAAGAAGAATTTACAGTCCAAAACTTGAATATTGTTGGAAAAATGTTAACCATCCGGAAGCTGAAGCGGGGGATTGGTTTCAAGATATAAGCGTGGTTGATTATTTAGAAGATGATCTAGATACGATGGACGGAGATATTAAGAAAGACTACTGTAAAACATTGGAGCTACTTGAGGTTGCCGCACTAGCAAAAAACACGATTAACTCTTTTTAA
- the fabI gene encoding enoyl-ACP reductase FabI, producing MMLLKEKKIVIMGVANERSIAWGIAKSLHQQGAELIFTYRKERSLERLEKLLSDNNISPLYTVSCDVLDDNSIRSAFMEIENVAGQIHGVVHSVAFAEKDELQGEYVDTTRDGYMLAQSSSSYSLVAVARESKRLMLEGGSIVTQSYIGAERVVKNYNVMGVAKAALEASVRYLAEDLGKYGIRVNAVSAGPIRTLSAKGVSSFNDIMSTIEDRAPLRRNIDQDEVGDATMFLISNLSRGITGEVLHVDAGYHILGM from the coding sequence ATAATGTTATTGAAAGAAAAAAAGATTGTTATTATGGGTGTAGCGAATGAGAGAAGTATTGCATGGGGCATTGCAAAATCCCTTCATCAACAAGGAGCAGAATTAATATTTACATACCGCAAAGAGCGATCTCTAGAAAGACTTGAAAAGCTTCTAAGTGATAATAATATTTCACCTTTGTATACTGTATCCTGCGATGTTCTTGATGATAACAGTATAAGATCTGCTTTTATGGAAATCGAAAATGTTGCTGGGCAAATACATGGAGTTGTACATTCTGTCGCTTTTGCAGAAAAAGATGAATTACAAGGGGAGTATGTTGATACAACTAGAGATGGATATATGTTAGCACAAAGTTCAAGTTCATATTCGCTAGTTGCTGTAGCAAGAGAATCCAAAAGACTTATGCTTGAGGGCGGAAGCATTGTGACTCAGTCCTATATTGGAGCTGAACGTGTCGTAAAAAACTATAACGTTATGGGTGTAGCAAAAGCTGCATTAGAAGCAAGTGTTAGATACTTAGCAGAAGATTTGGGTAAATATGGGATCAGAGTCAATGCAGTTTCTGCAGGTCCAATTCGCACATTATCAGCAAAAGGTGTTTCTAGTTTTAATGACATCATGTCCACGATAGAAGATAGAGCTCCGCTCAGACGAAATATTGACCAAGACGAAGTAGGGGATGCAACGATGTTTCTCATTAGTAACCTTTCAAGAGGTATTACAGGTGAAGTATTACATGTCGATGCTGGATATCATATATTAGGAATGTAA
- a CDS encoding GNAT family N-acetyltransferase, protein MKDVISRLPFQDQFAMDEENYFLEIINGKGEIYGAFNHEQLVAYSVLAFPGKSKSNLGIDLAIPDQDLAFVAVLDSTVVHESVRGQGLQRMFHEIREERAKESGCNYLYSTVHPENHASVKNLESAGFTLQFTRPMYGGKIRHCYAND, encoded by the coding sequence ATGAAGGACGTCATTTCACGTTTACCTTTCCAGGATCAATTTGCTATGGATGAAGAGAATTATTTCTTAGAAATTATAAATGGAAAGGGAGAGATTTACGGTGCTTTTAATCATGAACAATTAGTCGCATATTCCGTATTGGCATTTCCCGGAAAGAGCAAGAGTAATCTCGGAATTGACTTAGCAATACCAGATCAAGATTTAGCATTTGTTGCAGTTCTCGATTCAACTGTTGTCCATGAATCTGTTCGTGGACAAGGCTTGCAAAGAATGTTTCATGAGATTAGGGAAGAACGTGCTAAAGAAAGTGGTTGTAATTACTTGTATTCAACTGTGCATCCTGAGAACCATGCCAGCGTTAAAAACTTAGAATCTGCTGGGTTTACTCTTCAGTTTACACGTCCGATGTATGGAGGGAAAATCAGACATTGTTATGCAAACGACTAA
- a CDS encoding GNAT family N-acetyltransferase: MEIKIDDLTGNKIIELVSEHLHSMFEQSPPESVHALGLDQLKSPDITFWSAWENGELLGCGALKDLGNYHGELKSMRTSTKHLRKGVASKLLAHIIEEASQLGYRRLSLETGSIEGFTAARKLYEQFDFEYCNPFGDYHEDPNSVFMTKEITN, translated from the coding sequence ATGGAAATCAAAATCGATGATTTGACCGGAAATAAAATAATTGAATTGGTCAGTGAGCACTTACATAGCATGTTCGAACAATCCCCGCCGGAGAGTGTACACGCTTTAGGCTTGGATCAATTAAAGTCACCAGATATTACTTTCTGGAGTGCTTGGGAAAACGGAGAACTCTTAGGATGTGGCGCTCTTAAAGATCTTGGTAACTATCATGGTGAACTCAAATCAATGCGTACATCTACAAAACATCTTAGAAAGGGAGTCGCATCTAAATTACTTGCTCATATCATCGAGGAAGCAAGCCAACTAGGATATCGCCGCTTGAGCTTAGAAACGGGTTCTATAGAAGGATTCACAGCGGCCAGAAAGTTATACGAGCAATTCGACTTTGAATATTGTAATCCTTTTGGGGATTACCATGAAGATCCCAACAGTGTATTTATGACAAAAGAAATTACAAACTAG
- a CDS encoding sugar O-acetyltransferase, with translation MDIKAQLHNGSLYLPGDEQLAKEQTKCLEKLYDFNKTRPMEYDKRTILLKDMFADIGEGCYIEPPLHSNWGGKHVHFGKNIYANFNLTLVDDTHIYVGDYTMFGPNVTVATAGHPILPELREQAYQYNAPVSIGRNCWIGAGAILLPGVTIGDNTVIGAGSVVTKDIPSNVVAVGNPCKVLREINEHDKKYYFKNREINL, from the coding sequence ATGGATATCAAAGCACAACTTCACAATGGCAGTTTATACCTGCCTGGAGATGAGCAATTGGCTAAAGAGCAAACTAAATGTTTAGAAAAGCTTTATGACTTTAACAAGACACGGCCAATGGAATATGACAAAAGAACAATTCTACTTAAAGATATGTTCGCTGATATTGGAGAGGGATGTTATATAGAGCCACCACTTCATTCAAATTGGGGTGGCAAGCATGTTCACTTTGGTAAAAACATATATGCTAATTTCAATTTGACATTGGTAGATGATACACACATCTACGTTGGTGATTACACAATGTTTGGTCCAAATGTGACTGTAGCTACAGCAGGGCATCCAATCTTGCCTGAACTTCGTGAACAAGCTTATCAATATAACGCACCTGTATCTATTGGGAGAAACTGCTGGATTGGAGCTGGTGCAATATTACTCCCAGGTGTTACTATCGGTGATAATACAGTGATAGGAGCAGGGAGCGTAGTTACAAAAGATATTCCATCCAATGTAGTAGCAGTTGGTAATCCATGTAAGGTGCTTCGAGAGATAAATGAGCATGATAAAAAGTATTATTTTAAGAATCGAGAAATCAACCTTTAA
- a CDS encoding dihydrofolate reductase family protein, giving the protein MSNNVKQRRIILDLAVTLDGLIEGKNGEVDWCIMEPEMDFTNFLNQIDTIFYGRKSYDLWGKYVPNAEDSDSDKEIWEMVHSKEKYVISKTHVGTDTGAIVINKNIVEEVNMLKNTPGKDIWLYGGASLITTFINLGLVDEFRLSIHPVILGEGKPMFINIKQRLNLKLVNKRLFSSGVVQLIYNNEVS; this is encoded by the coding sequence ATGTCAAACAACGTAAAACAGAGAAGAATAATTTTAGATTTAGCTGTTACTTTAGATGGTTTGATTGAAGGGAAAAATGGAGAAGTTGATTGGTGCATAATGGAACCAGAAATGGATTTCACTAATTTCTTGAATCAAATTGATACTATATTTTATGGTAGAAAAAGTTACGATTTATGGGGAAAATATGTCCCGAATGCTGAAGACTCTGATAGCGACAAAGAAATATGGGAAATGGTACATAGTAAAGAGAAATATGTGATTTCCAAAACACATGTAGGGACTGATACTGGAGCAATCGTTATTAATAAGAATATTGTTGAAGAAGTAAATATGTTGAAGAATACGCCTGGTAAAGACATCTGGCTGTATGGCGGAGCAAGTCTCATTACAACTTTTATTAATTTAGGTCTAGTTGATGAATTTAGATTATCTATACACCCCGTTATTTTGGGAGAAGGAAAACCGATGTTTATTAATATAAAGCAGAGGTTGAATTTGAAATTGGTTAATAAAAGATTATTCTCATCTGGCGTTGTCCAACTAATCTATAATAATGAAGTAAGTTAG
- a CDS encoding DUF4180 domain-containing protein: protein MNIIIDQIGNSKVAMVDSTDIIIHVVQDALDLMASISYNNNGCNKIMIYKSNITEDFFDLKTRIAGDVLQKYANYNVKLAIIGDFDEYNSKSLKDFIYECNNGKQVFFLKDKQDALYALHSIN, encoded by the coding sequence ATGAATATAATAATCGACCAAATTGGTAACTCTAAAGTCGCAATGGTAGATAGCACTGACATCATAATACACGTTGTTCAAGATGCATTGGATTTAATGGCTTCTATTAGTTACAACAACAATGGATGCAATAAAATTATGATATACAAATCGAACATAACTGAGGATTTCTTCGATCTAAAAACAAGAATTGCAGGTGATGTACTTCAAAAATATGCGAATTACAATGTTAAGCTCGCTATTATTGGAGATTTTGATGAGTATAACAGCAAGAGTTTGAAGGATTTTATTTATGAGTGTAACAATGGGAAGCAAGTATTCTTCTTAAAAGATAAACAGGATGCACTTTATGCTCTTCACAGTATCAATTAA
- a CDS encoding Ger(x)C family spore germination protein, translated as MLRKSIVVLVLLFESLLVSGCSSTDVKSIEKLNYVSSIGVDYVDGEYHSYIQLLEFLTVAKTDNKQQAPSNIWIGEGIGLSFEDSLFDLYRTSQEKIYWGHMTAIVISESAFKQGIGKIYDSFVRYYEFRLTPWVYGTRESVKDIFSTSGFYQQSPLATILHEPQGVYSQNSLIKSVRLHRLISQINESGFTSCIPTLVVNNNQWVETNKAEPKLMIDGAFFLKNEEFRSYIPLEKLNGLRWIQPGTIRASIAIPSKEDEDVQMVVDKPKTKLKLVQEGNKPQYNILMKATGSIISRTNNNLTGLQQLTNETKSAIEKEIREVYQIGLSEQTDILNLEYTLYRTDNKKWKAMSPVEETLLTENTINDIKIDLNITHSSSMKNSRMGRSN; from the coding sequence TTGTTACGTAAATCAATAGTTGTACTTGTTCTGCTCTTTGAGTCTTTATTAGTATCAGGTTGTAGTAGTACTGACGTCAAAAGTATAGAAAAATTGAATTATGTGTCATCCATAGGTGTAGATTATGTTGATGGCGAGTACCATAGTTATATACAGTTATTAGAGTTTCTTACTGTAGCTAAGACAGATAATAAGCAGCAAGCCCCTTCTAATATATGGATAGGAGAAGGGATTGGCTTGTCTTTTGAAGATTCACTCTTTGATCTTTATCGAACGTCGCAAGAAAAAATATATTGGGGACATATGACAGCAATCGTGATAAGTGAATCAGCATTTAAGCAAGGGATTGGGAAAATTTACGATAGTTTTGTCCGTTATTATGAATTTCGTTTAACACCTTGGGTGTATGGTACAAGGGAATCGGTAAAAGACATTTTTTCCACATCCGGATTTTACCAACAGTCACCGCTTGCTACTATTCTTCATGAACCACAAGGAGTCTACTCTCAAAATTCTTTAATAAAATCAGTTAGGCTTCATAGATTAATTAGTCAGATTAATGAGTCCGGATTCACTTCTTGTATACCTACGCTTGTCGTAAACAACAATCAATGGGTTGAAACAAATAAAGCAGAACCTAAATTAATGATTGACGGGGCATTTTTTCTTAAAAACGAAGAATTCCGTAGCTATATCCCCTTGGAAAAGCTAAATGGACTTCGTTGGATTCAGCCTGGTACGATAAGAGCATCAATCGCCATTCCGAGTAAAGAGGATGAAGATGTTCAAATGGTTGTTGATAAACCGAAAACAAAACTGAAATTGGTCCAAGAAGGGAACAAACCGCAATATAATATTCTAATGAAGGCAACTGGATCTATTATAAGTCGAACAAATAATAATCTAACGGGGTTACAACAATTAACCAACGAAACAAAATCTGCAATCGAAAAAGAGATAAGGGAAGTATACCAAATAGGTTTATCAGAGCAGACAGATATTTTGAACCTTGAATACACTTTATACAGAACTGACAATAAAAAATGGAAGGCCATGTCCCCTGTAGAAGAAACTTTACTTACCGAAAATACGATCAATGATATCAAAATTGACTTAAATATCACGCATTCTAGTAGTATGAAAAATAGTCGTATGGGGAGAAGTAACTAA
- a CDS encoding spore germination protein has translation MNQSSEESTLFAQLDIDLRNGSLLVDQLKQSFLLYADIKFPSLAQFETSEKLTACYCEGMVDKSQLNEYLTRICKYINNKVSYTIEGKGYSEELPLIETKNSIGDMITGLFTGNLILYHEGSTNFWLASISDVPQRSLQESNTEISIKGPKDAFTEDIFTNISLIRKRMQTGLLFSELFVLGSLSKTNVSLIYLTHKANPDMIIEARKRLENFHAESVISSGQLEQWLSDRTFSLFPLIDYIGRPDFVAETLLRGRFAIVVDGSPMVLIGPSNYLELLKTPEDVHFPYFIVMFQRLLRILGLLLSIFLPGFWIAIASVNLDQIPFELLSTVVVSRSGVPMPSFLEALLLLFQFELLREAGVRLPKAVGQTVGIVGGLIIGESLIRAGLASPTLLVVIAISAVASFCLVNQSLSGTVSLLRLGILLVSSYLGIYGFFLSMFAILIYLCRLESFGMAYLEPISSLQIKDWLSAFLMDPFRRSRVSSSMINKQKR, from the coding sequence ATGAATCAATCTTCTGAGGAATCTACTCTTTTTGCACAATTGGACATAGATCTTCGAAACGGAAGTTTACTTGTTGACCAATTGAAGCAATCCTTTTTGTTATATGCAGATATTAAGTTTCCATCACTTGCACAATTTGAAACGTCAGAGAAATTAACGGCATGTTACTGTGAAGGAATGGTCGATAAAAGCCAGTTAAATGAATACCTAACTAGAATATGCAAGTATATTAACAACAAAGTTTCCTATACGATAGAAGGTAAGGGTTATTCTGAAGAATTACCTCTAATTGAAACAAAAAATTCTATCGGAGATATGATTACAGGTCTGTTTACAGGTAACTTGATTCTTTACCATGAGGGCTCCACTAATTTCTGGTTAGCAAGTATATCTGACGTTCCACAACGATCTCTGCAAGAATCTAATACTGAAATTTCGATAAAAGGTCCAAAAGATGCTTTCACAGAAGATATATTCACAAATATATCTCTTATAAGAAAACGAATGCAAACGGGTTTATTGTTCAGTGAACTGTTCGTTTTAGGAAGCTTAAGTAAGACGAATGTCTCATTGATCTATTTAACTCATAAAGCAAATCCGGATATGATTATTGAAGCTAGAAAAAGATTAGAAAATTTCCATGCAGAGAGCGTTATAAGTAGTGGGCAATTGGAGCAATGGTTGTCTGATCGGACGTTCTCCCTGTTTCCGTTGATTGATTATATAGGACGACCTGATTTTGTTGCAGAAACGTTACTTCGTGGGAGATTCGCAATAGTTGTAGATGGTTCCCCCATGGTACTTATCGGCCCAAGCAACTATTTAGAATTATTGAAAACTCCTGAAGATGTCCATTTCCCTTATTTTATTGTTATGTTTCAACGGTTACTTCGAATTTTAGGTTTATTACTTAGTATTTTCTTGCCGGGCTTTTGGATCGCAATTGCTTCCGTGAATCTGGACCAAATTCCATTTGAGCTATTGTCTACGGTAGTCGTTTCGCGTTCTGGTGTTCCAATGCCATCATTTCTTGAAGCGCTGTTATTGTTATTTCAATTTGAGCTACTCCGAGAAGCAGGTGTTCGGCTACCGAAAGCTGTTGGACAGACGGTGGGGATTGTTGGCGGACTTATTATCGGAGAATCGCTTATTCGTGCTGGTCTTGCATCTCCAACCTTACTAGTAGTCATAGCTATTTCAGCAGTAGCCTCGTTTTGTTTGGTAAATCAATCTTTGTCGGGTACGGTTAGCTTACTAAGGTTAGGTATTTTATTGGTATCCTCTTACCTAGGCATATATGGTTTCTTTCTTAGCATGTTCGCTATTTTAATCTACCTTTGCCGACTGGAGTCCTTTGGGATGGCTTATTTAGAGCCGATATCTTCTTTGCAAATAAAGGATTGGTTATCTGCATTTTTGATGGACCCATTCAGGAGATCTCGTGTTTCGTCATCGATGATCAATAAACAGAAAAGGTGA
- a CDS encoding endospore germination permease produces MDVSFSRLQIIFLLLLSLGISNHVLVIPHLLKEAGRDSWISILAAYLLLVGWSIILYLILKSIRSISFNQWLISRMGIFVFWIICSAITLYLLAAGIMIIFDTTTNVSIYFLPNTPSLIVILSFITISYCAARSGLKTIVYMSTVLLPIVWLLGIFVSISTIGSKDYGLLHPVFTEGMNPSLRGGAVVFGGSIDLLVLLFLQHKLTKPMNYLSIFLLLTLLVGLIFGPTMGAISVFGPSQAAYMRFPAFEQWRLIMIGSHISHVDFLAVFQLMAGSIVRTSLLIYILSDLLGKQFPNYQQTITISCTAIMSMPAIFRVSDIKMQDIIHNYFYKYSIWFGVALTVALFAATYFRQRKGSTT; encoded by the coding sequence ATGGATGTATCCTTTTCTAGACTTCAGATAATATTTTTGTTGTTACTTTCACTTGGCATATCAAATCATGTCCTTGTAATCCCACATCTTCTTAAGGAAGCAGGACGAGATTCTTGGATTAGTATTTTGGCCGCCTATCTGTTATTGGTGGGATGGAGCATTATATTATATTTAATACTAAAATCTATTCGTTCTATATCGTTTAATCAATGGCTAATATCTCGAATGGGGATTTTTGTTTTTTGGATCATTTGCAGTGCAATTACTTTATATCTCCTTGCAGCTGGAATAATGATTATTTTTGATACAACAACAAACGTAAGCATATATTTCCTTCCAAATACACCAAGCTTAATTGTAATTTTAAGCTTTATTACAATATCTTATTGCGCGGCAAGATCGGGACTAAAAACGATTGTATATATGTCAACCGTATTATTGCCAATCGTATGGTTATTAGGAATTTTCGTATCTATATCAACCATTGGCAGCAAAGACTATGGTTTGTTACATCCTGTCTTCACAGAGGGAATGAATCCTAGTCTACGTGGTGGAGCAGTTGTGTTTGGCGGTAGTATTGATTTGCTAGTTTTATTATTCCTGCAACATAAATTGACTAAGCCCATGAACTATTTAAGTATTTTTTTGCTACTTACGTTACTAGTAGGCTTAATTTTTGGACCTACTATGGGAGCGATCTCTGTTTTCGGTCCGTCCCAGGCAGCATATATGAGATTTCCTGCATTTGAACAATGGAGACTTATTATGATTGGGAGTCATATTAGTCATGTAGATTTTTTAGCTGTCTTTCAGTTGATGGCGGGAAGCATCGTTAGAACTTCCCTTTTGATATATATTTTATCAGATTTACTTGGAAAGCAATTTCCAAATTATCAACAAACGATTACGATTAGCTGCACAGCCATTATGTCCATGCCCGCGATTTTTAGGGTGAGCGACATAAAGATGCAAGATATTATCCATAACTATTTCTACAAGTATTCAATCTGGTTCGGAGTAGCATTAACAGTTGCTCTTTTTGCAGCAACCTATTTTCGACAAAGGAAAGGGAGTACAACATGA
- a CDS encoding polysaccharide deacetylase family protein: MYRKSFIIVLSFIVTLAISLIAIFSMTVNKTNGIAVLMYHDFGYRGNPATINKEVFADQMNSLSEHEFNVISMEQYIDYMEGEIELPKKSVLITFDDGYEDFYEIAYPILQQHHFPATNFVVVKSSDEPNPEYFPHMTWDQMRELKANGMSIYSHTYDSHIKINEVKDKYPLLANYQDGETSEEYKTRVREDLEHAHELLVKELGEQANILAFPYGAYSEELLEVMDEIGIEHAFLIRPGINDRGGNGLYYRINAGLSSLDGEALVRKIEEFYQK; this comes from the coding sequence TTGTACCGTAAATCGTTTATCATCGTACTTAGTTTTATTGTAACGTTAGCTATTAGTTTAATAGCAATATTTTCCATGACCGTGAATAAGACAAATGGGATAGCAGTCCTAATGTATCATGACTTTGGTTATAGAGGTAATCCAGCTACTATTAATAAAGAAGTTTTTGCTGATCAGATGAATTCACTTTCTGAACATGAATTTAATGTAATCTCTATGGAGCAATATATAGATTATATGGAAGGGGAGATTGAGCTTCCTAAAAAATCAGTTTTGATTACATTTGATGATGGTTATGAAGATTTTTATGAGATCGCTTATCCAATTTTACAGCAACATCACTTTCCTGCGACTAATTTTGTAGTCGTGAAATCATCAGACGAGCCGAATCCGGAATATTTTCCTCATATGACCTGGGATCAAATGAGAGAGCTGAAAGCTAATGGAATGAGCATATATAGCCATACGTATGATTCACATATAAAAATTAATGAAGTGAAAGATAAGTATCCATTATTAGCTAATTATCAAGATGGTGAAACATCAGAGGAGTATAAAACACGAGTTCGTGAGGATTTAGAACACGCACATGAGTTGCTGGTAAAGGAGCTTGGCGAACAGGCTAACATCTTAGCTTTTCCATATGGAGCTTACAGTGAAGAACTGTTAGAGGTAATGGATGAGATCGGCATTGAACATGCATTTTTAATCAGACCTGGGATTAACGATCGTGGTGGGAATGGCTTATATTATCGTATTAATGCCGGCTTGTCTTCGTTAGATGGAGAAGCACTTGTAAGAAAAATTGAAGAATTTTATCAAAAATAG
- a CDS encoding pentapeptide repeat-containing protein, translating to MSQKLTNYLNGIFTPYDGVKSVTELKSDLLSDLQERYHELKEEGKDDETAFNMTIESIGDIEATILEVANLSRSLERQLLTNFSASNLTQSDFAGVIAHKGQFNTSGLIGSNFEGADLTGSSFKASDVSAANFDRANLTDCNFTVTTLANASFKQSILVRTNISKSDLVGVTFKGVNMTEVTLNMIDLRNTNFESCVFDGVDFKYCDLSGLRLDGQTFIGVKFDKSAVNEVSFRGATLKNVSFQAYFSLTNKYYRSIQTICFDDAIMDKLTYASLKGMGADLSKVTVI from the coding sequence ATGAGTCAGAAATTGACCAATTATTTGAACGGTATTTTTACGCCTTACGATGGGGTAAAAAGTGTTACCGAATTAAAATCTGACCTACTCTCTGATTTACAAGAGAGGTATCATGAACTTAAAGAAGAGGGTAAAGACGATGAAACAGCGTTTAATATGACCATTGAAAGCATAGGTGACATCGAGGCAACGATTCTAGAAGTAGCTAATCTGTCTCGCTCGCTGGAGCGGCAATTACTGACAAATTTTAGCGCGAGCAACCTAACGCAAAGTGACTTTGCTGGTGTAATTGCACATAAGGGACAATTTAATACTAGCGGGTTGATAGGTTCCAACTTCGAGGGTGCAGATTTGACGGGCAGTTCATTTAAGGCGAGCGACGTAAGCGCAGCTAATTTTGACAGAGCTAATCTGACGGATTGTAACTTTACTGTCACTACGCTTGCGAATGCAAGCTTCAAACAATCAATCCTTGTACGAACCAACATTAGCAAGTCAGATCTAGTCGGTGTTACATTCAAGGGGGTCAATATGACAGAAGTCACGCTAAACATGATCGATCTGAGAAATACGAACTTTGAAAGTTGTGTCTTTGACGGAGTAGACTTCAAATATTGCGACCTCAGCGGGTTGCGACTTGACGGGCAAACTTTTATCGGCGTTAAGTTTGACAAGTCGGCAGTAAACGAAGTTTCGTTTAGGGGGGCTACTCTAAAGAATGTGTCTTTTCAGGCGTATTTTTCATTGACTAATAAGTATTACCGTTCCATCCAAACAATCTGCTTTGACGACGCAATCATGGATAAGCTAACCTATGCATCACTTAAGGGCATGGGAGCCGATTTATCTAAAGTTACGGTTATATAA
- a CDS encoding PadR family transcriptional regulator: MSENKITSDLLRGHTDTMILRLLSEADRYGYEIVKLIAERSGGEYELKEATMYSSVRRLEADGDIEWYWGDESQGGRRKYFRITEKGRETHSRNKNNWEYAKRVLENLL, from the coding sequence GTGAGTGAGAACAAAATTACATCCGACCTACTGCGCGGACATACAGATACGATGATTTTACGGTTATTATCCGAAGCTGACCGCTACGGGTACGAGATTGTCAAGTTAATTGCTGAGCGTTCAGGCGGTGAGTACGAACTAAAAGAAGCTACTATGTATTCCAGTGTTCGACGACTTGAGGCAGACGGGGATATCGAGTGGTATTGGGGTGACGAATCACAAGGCGGCCGGCGCAAATATTTCAGAATAACCGAAAAGGGGAGGGAAACTCATTCCCGTAACAAAAACAATTGGGAATACGCTAAGCGTGTGCTTGAAAATTTATTATAA